In the genome of Lactuca sativa cultivar Salinas chromosome 3, Lsat_Salinas_v11, whole genome shotgun sequence, the window GATACCAGACACGAGTGATGATGATATTTGTGTAATAATGAAAATGTTGAAAGCCATATCATTTCTATAGTCATAGAAGAAATGGGTTAGTGTAGTTATTGATGTATATATAATCAGATGGATAATTGATAATCCACTTGTTTTTCTGTCAAAAAGTTATAGTGGAGTGGACATATGATATGAAAATAAAAGAATGTTTTTATCTTTTACATGAATCTCATTCTTATCATGTTCCATTCATGCAACTGcatttaaccttttttttttgtgtgtgcttGTTTCAGGAATTGTCTAAGTGATGGAAATCTTTTGTAAGTAAAGCCCCTTGACTTATTAATtactaattattaattattatatatatatatatatatatatatatatatatatatatatatatatatatttatggttCAGCTATCAGCTACTAATTTATTAGTGTAGGGAATTAACTCAATCAATTCTTTTTTCTTCTTGCTCAAGTGAACTGCACATAACGTCTAAATTGTTTCTTATGAAAAGTATTCAATCTAACCTTGCATGACATGCTCTTTATTTGCCCGTTTCAAAATCATTTTTGCAATGGAAACCGGAAAGAAACCAAGGCTAAAATACGTGGCAACATTCTTTATGGTTAAGCATGTTGAGTGTGAGGTATTAGAATGAATTATTTGGGAGTTATAATTAATTTTGGAATCTGAATGATTGAATTTAGGCAAACGAAGATTCACAACATTGGTGCTACGCTAGTGGGTGTTGACAAAGTTGGCAATAAATACTATGAGAAGCTTCATCAGACACAATATGGTGACTTTCTATTAAACCTGAAAGAAACATCACCATGGTTTCaattgttttatcaaattatatatttgattactttttatttatgaataaaaaaaaaaaagcaaactgTTTGGGTAATGTTTGTAGGAAGACACAGGTGGGTGGAATACGCTTCCAAGGATCGTTACAATGCTTCTCAGGTCCCACCTGAATGGCATGGTTGGCTGCACTTTATAACTGATCACACTGGAGATGAGGTAACCCCTCCTCCCGCCTACTTACTCCACCATCATGTACTATGTACTATGTACTATGTACTATGTACTATGTAGTATCTTATTATTGTAGCAAAACATTTGTTTGTTTGTTGCAGCTTCTAATGCTTAAGCCAAAGAGGTATGGATTGGATCACAAGGAGAACTTCTCTGGAGAAGGGGATGAATACATCTACCATTCCAAGGGCCACACACTCAACCCTGGTCAAAGAGATTGGACCAGGTATCAGTCATGGCAACCCACCAAGACCCAATAAATCTATCAATCTGCTTTCCCATAAATCATAATCCATCAATAAG includes:
- the LOC111894961 gene encoding probable NADH dehydrogenase [ubiquinone] 1 alpha subcomplex subunit 12 — its product is MASVVRNVLKSIREKGLVSFARELREEGFLNCLSDGNLLQTKIHNIGATLVGVDKVGNKYYEKLHQTQYGRHRWVEYASKDRYNASQVPPEWHGWLHFITDHTGDELLMLKPKRYGLDHKENFSGEGDEYIYHSKGHTLNPGQRDWTRYQSWQPTKTQ